A portion of the Penaeus monodon isolate SGIC_2016 chromosome 28, NSTDA_Pmon_1, whole genome shotgun sequence genome contains these proteins:
- the LOC119591402 gene encoding tetratricopeptide repeat protein 37-like: protein MAEIKQALKEAKKAMKENNFEEVSKQCKIALKHDRKNYNALVLFGRACQELGKLGDSKKALMMATQVDSESPVAWQGLAVLCDKQADITTHDETITIYTRLKDIVKDDNEKLDSIYRKIATVYLEKEEPLSAAATLRELVTRLNEPAKITEGWRSIAQILSGIKELSEEEAPKLEEALEHLLNESVLGENESNYQGYLRILYRLRKFPKLIVAAQNMLNIFPTYYPLEWICRIFVEMNAFPKEGEDKFPLSQEELSEYNLKLLTMNKASPWGNLAMGLTCKLENKLEEAKAYLRVGADRVSNNMLGWRLLLIVQEKTNDWPGVEVSCKKIINILKAESKVSLPDSEDAESYSIKMHLMQAKALFYMGHMNHLKQAVTILDELAGTDLESGILLVRSRIRLKEFNEAMDEIERLQSAHGKQPRLKLLLAILHRSRGESQEALQLLMEYVEEEPSVGEGHLEMGRLYFEMGDLKKAQISCMRAGKLDPTLGQAFLYLGHFFRRQDNMPKALKCYEKALSINPCDDDTGASLSDLYRILGEHDANIRLLRRVTSEAGRASCAWAWLRLGLHHLALHEYDKAIQAFHCTLTINPNDSASYECLGDAYLAYGAHTAALKVFTKAAEINPNALYPLYQIAHIKQMVGENLEAIADYEAVLERDPIPAVQVVSLVGLAEALIADARKSYEQFFHKNVKDDCVRAIPHLMRAASIKPESSSIWKLLGDACSLLFPIPPSLATFTVPAKLMDREVEDLQEMVDVDKLQVLQLGARCYAVALQIASNDASLWHDLAVNTYLQGHLMEQEKGADEAAVKSLMERSLAALRKSLALEPTSGKIWNSLGLVASHKAVGELKLAQHALIKSTEHQPTAVNWTHLGAFYLVHEEPRLAHEAFSVAQALDPSFVTCWVGQALVAEAVGHYEAFDLFRHTTMLGIQVESCMGYTHHVSQLACDVINEKKSRVQEAVKQALPKVSDCMVYYTTEEERDPVGLNMAGLMLEMIGLYQSAARAYEMALTALADSDESDRKFLDGVHCNLGRTLTAQGLVEEAMQQYSAIKEPDYFTQCGLALASLKAGKFEEAYNAYTAALHWLAPDDTQKSHILVALASLQYKFQNCEEAKKLLFQGSQLKGASVPGLFALAALGLISGDAVLTGAALAELRPYEHNPEYVHHVTFLRAAEATARSNMKEAKLILSKALHQHPANAPLWQSLARHLLTMTTSSSASSQRHCMAAAACAASATKLAQAAGQHKTIAQDSVASVLATLGSEGSKINQSRASLREAQRAVLMCPGSAEAWTMLVAARVAAGHAQRHKDVVRLAEMWAQQAPPKVAKWLNGIARQYVKVA from the exons ATGGCAGAGATTAAACAGGCCCTGAAAGAGGCCAAAAAGGCTATGAAAGAGAACAATTTTGAAGAAGTTAGTAAACAGTGTAAG ATTGCCTTAAAGCACGACAGAAAAAACTACAATGCGCTTGTCCTCTTTGGCCGGGCGTGCCAGGAGCTGGGGAAGTTGGGAGATTCAAAAAAGGCTCTTAtg ATGGCAACACAAGTGGATTCGGAGAGCCCAGTGGCATGGCAGGGTCTGGCAGTCCTTTGTGATAAACAGGCAGACATTACCACGCATGATGAGACTATTACAATATACACAAGATTAAAGGACATTGTTAAGGA tgataatgagaaACTGGACAGCATCTACCGCAAGATTGCCACAGTATATCTTGAGAAAGAGGAACCCTTGTCAGCTGCTGCAACACTCAGGGAACTGGTGACTCGGCTCAATGAACCTGCCAAGATCACGGAAGGCTGGCGTAGCATTGCACAAATTCTTTCTGGCATTAAGGAACTGTCAGAAGAAGAGGCTCCAAAG CTGGAGGAAGCACTAGAGCATCTCCTGAATGAATCTGTCTTGGGAGAAAATGAGAGTAACTACCAGGGCTACCTGCGAATATTGTATCGCCTAAGGAAATTCCCAAAATTGATTGTGGCTGCACAGAATATGCTGAATATATTTCCAACGTATTATCCACTGGAGTGGATATGTCGTATATTTGTGGAGATGAATGCATTCCCTAAAGAAGGCGAAG ACAAATTTCCTCTGAGCCAAGAGGAATTGTCAGAATATAATTTAAAACTCTTAACTATGAATAAGGCCTCACCATGGGGTAATTTGGCAATGGGGCTGACTTGCAAACTTGAGAACAAGCTGGAAGAAGCCAAAGCATACCTCAGAGTTG GTGCTGACCGTGTCTCAAACAACATGCTGGGGTGGAGGCTGCTCCTGATTGTACAAGAGAAGACCAATGATTGGCCAGGTGTAGAAGTGTCTTGTAAGAAAATAATCAACATCTTGAAGGCTGAGTCCAAAGTTTCACTTCCTGACAGTGAAGATGCTGAGTCTTACTCAATAAAAATGCACCTCATGCAAGCAAAGGCATTGTTTTACATGGGCCATATGAATCACTTGAAGCAAGCAGTAACCATTTTAGATGAG TTGGCTGGCACAGATCTGGAGAGTGGAATCTTGCTGGTGAGGAGTAGAATCAGACTGAAGGAGTTTAACGAAGCCATggatgagatagagagactgCAGTCTGCTCATGGTAAACAACCACGACTGAAACTCCTTTTAGCCATACTGCACAGGTCTCGTGGGGAGAGCCAAGAGGCATTACAATTGCTCATGGAATATGTTGAG GAAGAGCCATCCGTGGGAGAAGGTCATTTGGAGATGGGCCGTTTGTATTTTGAAATGGGAGACTTGAAGAAAGCCCAGATCAGCTGCATGAGAGCTGGAAAGTTGGATCCTACTCTTGGTCAAGCATTCCTCTATCTGGGCCATTTCTTCAGACGTCAGGACAACATGCCAAAAGCTCTGAAGTGTTATGAAAAGGCTCTCTCCATTAATCCCTGTGATGATGACACTGGAGCTTCTTTGTCAGACTTGTACAGGATTCTGGGAGAGCAT GATGCTAATATTCGCCTTCTCCGCCGTGTCACAAGTGAAGCTGGTCGTGCATCATGTGCTTGGGCCTGGCTTAGGTTAGGGCTCCACCATCTTGCTTTGCATGAGTATGACAAAGCAATTCAGGCATTCCACTGCACACTGACAATCAATCCAAATGACAG TGCCAGCTATGAGTGTCTGGGTGATGCCTACCTGGCCTATGGTGCCCACACCGCTGCTCTGAAGGTGTTCACAAAGGCAGCAGAGATTAACCCAAATGCTCTCTACCCACTCTACCAGATAGCCCACATAAAACAG ATGGTTGGAGAGAACTTGGAAGCCATAGCAGATTATGAAGCAGTGTTGGAACGTGACCCGATTCCAGCTGTGCAGGTGGTGTCCCTGGTGGGTTTGGCTGAGGCTCTGATAGCAGATGCACGCAAGTCGTATGAGCAATTTTTCCACAAAAACGTGAAAGACGACTGTGTGCGAGCAATTCCACATCTTATGAG GGCAGCAAGCATAAAGCCAGAGAGTTCGTCCATTTGGAAGCTGTTGGGAGATGCATGcagcctcctcttccccatccctccttcccttgccaCCTTCACTGTTCCTGCTAAGCTCATGGACAGAGAGGTAGAGGATCTTCAGGAAATGGTGGATGTGGACAAACTCCAGGTCCTGCAGTTGGGTGCCAG GTGCTATGCAGTGGCCCTTCAGATTGCCAGCAATGATGCGAGTCTGTGGCATGACCTTGCAGTGAACACATACCTTCAGGGGCATCTGATGGAGCAGGAAAAGGGGGCAGATGAAGCAGCTGTCAAGAGTTTAATGGAACGCTCGCTGGCAGCTCTGAGGAAGAGTCTTGCACTTGAGCCAACCAGTGGGAAGATCTGGAATTCCCTTGGTCTTGTTGCTTCGCACAAAG CTGTAGGAGAGTTGAAACTAGCCCAGCATGCACTGATCAAATCAACAGAACATCAGCCAACAGCTGTGAATTGGACTCATTTAGGAGCTTTTTATTTAGTCCACGAAGAGCCCCGACTTGCTCATGAAGCTTTCTCTGTTGCGCAGGCCCTCGATCCATCCTTCGTCACGTGTTGGGTTGGCCAG GCTCTTGTGGCTGAGGCTGTGGGCCACTATGAAGCTTTTGATCTCTTCCGACACACCACAATGCTGGGCATCCAGGTTGAGAGTTGTATGGGGTATACCCATCATGTTAGCCAGCTTGCTTGTGATGTTATCAATGAAAAGAAATCAAGAGTGCAGGAGGCTGTGAAGCAGGCTCTTCCTAAAGTATCAGACTGTATGGTGTATTACACTAC GGAAGAGGAGCGAGATCCAGTGGGTCTGAACATGGCAGGACTGATGCTGGAGATGATTGGTCTCTACCAGTCTGCTGCCAGGGCCTATGAGATGGCTCTCACAGCACTGGCAGATTCAGACGAG TCTGATAGAAAATTTTTGGATGGTGTCCACTGCAATCTGGGAAGAACACTTACTGCACAAGGCTTGGTGGAGGAAGCCATGCAGCAGTACAGTGCCATCAAAGAGCCAGACTACTTCACTCAGTGTGGCTTAGCTCTGGCCAGTTTAAAAG CGGGTAAATTTGAGGAGGCCTACAATGCGTACACAGCAGCCCTCCACTGGCTGGCCCCAGATGACACGCAGAAATCTCACATCCTTGTGGCCTTAGCTTCCCTGCAGTACAAGTTCCAGAACTGTGAGGAGGCAAAAAAACTCCTCTTCCAAGG ATCCCAGTTGAAAGGTGCATCAGTGCCTGGGTTGTTTGCTCTAGCAGCTCTGGGGCTAATTTCTGGAGATGCAGTTCTTACGGGGGCAGCTTTAGCTGAACTGAGGCCATATGAGCACAACCCAGAATATGTCCATCATGTAACCTTCCTCAGAGCAGCTGAAGCCACTGCGAGG AGTAATATGAAGGAAGCCAAGTTAATCCTGAGCAAAGCCCTTCACCAGCACCCAGCCAATGCTCCCTTGTGGCAGTCACTGGCTCGTCACCTTCTCACTATGACTACCTCATCCTCAGCCAGTAGCCAGAGGCACTGTATGGCAGCTGCTGCCTGTGCTGCCTCTGCAACTAAGCTAGCACAGGCAGCTGGCCAGCATAAGACCATTGCACAG GATTCAGTGGCAAGTGTCCTAGCTACATTAGGTTCTGAAGGATCTAAGATTAACCAAAGTCGTGCTAGTCTTCGAGAAGCTCAAAGGGCAGTCCTCATGTGTCCAGGATCAGCAGAGGCTTGGACAATGTTGGTGGCTGCTAGGGTGGCTGCAGGCCATGCACAA AGACACAAGGATGTTGTTCGGTTGGCAGAGATGTGGGCTCAGCAGGCACCACCAAAAGTGGCAAAGTGGTTGAATGGCATCGCAAGGCAGTATGTTAAGGTTGCATGA